In Thermodesulfobacteriota bacterium, the DNA window TATCAATGACATTTCATCATCCGTAAAGGAAGGAAAGGGGACTTTGGGAAAACTTGTGACTGACCCATCTCTCTTTGATGAAACCAAGTCAGCAATGTCAAACCTCGCCAAGCTCAGTGATAGCTTGAGCACTTCAAAGGGTACGTTAGGGAAATTGCTCAATGACGACTCGCTCTATAATCAGGCTAATGAAGCTGCTACGAATCTTAACTCAGTTTTGAAAAAGATTAATAGTGGACAGGGGACGTTGGGTAAGCTTGTAAACGACGAATCCCTGTACTTTGATGCGCAGAATACACTTAAAAAGGTTGATAAGGGAGTAGACACTGCCGTAGATTTGGCTCCGCTGAGTATAATAGGAACTTCTATAGGTGTCATCACACTCTTTTAAATGAAGTTTGAAGCCGTCCAATTAACAGCGTTAGACTTTCACGATAAGACGTTCTGGATTGGTTCTTCAGAAGATCACACAAATATCCAACATTCAATTAAGGAACTTCGGGTAATAAATCCGCCGTCATTAAGAAGGAATGGGGACAAATATCAAATTATATGCGGATGGAAAAGGATTAACGTTTGTAAGCGGCTTGGATATGATGAAATTCCATCCGGTGTATATGAGATGGATGAATTGTCCTGTGAGGATTGTCTAAAATTTGTGTTTTATGACAATCAACAAAGATTCACTGATATCGATAAAGCCGAATTAATTTTCAAATTTAAATACTTGTGCGGTTTGAATGATGATTACATAATTCGGAAAGTCCTTCCAATGATCGGAATCGGAGCTACAAGGAAAAATCTAGAAGGATACATGTCTTTGACTGGGCTAGAGAGTGAAATTAGGGAAGCTTACTATGCGCAAAAGGTCTCTTTAGAGCAGGTAGTCTTGCTGACTGAAGTGGAGGGGAATCAAAGACTAGAAATTTTTGGGAGTATTTTCGATAGGTTTAAACTTAACAACAATGAGACGAGAGAAATAATTCGAGAGCTACTGGCGGTGGCTTCAAGGGACAAAACGTCCGTAGGTGACGTAATTGACCACATCTTATCTGAAATAGGCGGATCCGGAGGAAAGAACGAGTTTAGGCATGTACTTAGATCATTGAGATACCCTACCTTGAGTAAGGTTGAAGAAAACTATAAGACATGTTTATCGGGATTTAATCTTCCTAAGGATATCGGAATATTTCATTCACCATTTTATGAGGGTAATGATCTAGAAATTCGATTGAGGTTTAAAAGTTCAGATAGGCTTTCCGAAATATTATCTTATCTATCATCTGTAGCGACTGATGGAAGCGTTGAGAAACTATTAAATATCGTTAGAGAGGGCGAACAATAGATATGAAAATATCGTGAAACTGATATCTTATGTGCTAATTAAGCTTTCTTATCTGGATATTCTACTCCTATTCAATCAGGTGTAACTACATGCGACTGGTTGTTCAGAGGGTTAAACAGGCTCGAGTAGAAGTCGGCGGGGAACTAGTGGGAAAGATCAGGGAGGGATTACTTCT includes these proteins:
- a CDS encoding ParB/RepB/Spo0J family partition protein, with the translated sequence MKFEAVQLTALDFHDKTFWIGSSEDHTNIQHSIKELRVINPPSLRRNGDKYQIICGWKRINVCKRLGYDEIPSGVYEMDELSCEDCLKFVFYDNQQRFTDIDKAELIFKFKYLCGLNDDYIIRKVLPMIGIGATRKNLEGYMSLTGLESEIREAYYAQKVSLEQVVLLTEVEGNQRLEIFGSIFDRFKLNNNETREIIRELLAVASRDKTSVGDVIDHILSEIGGSGGKNEFRHVLRSLRYPTLSKVEENYKTCLSGFNLPKDIGIFHSPFYEGNDLEIRLRFKSSDRLSEILSYLSSVATDGSVEKLLNIVREGEQ